One part of the Magallana gigas chromosome 5, xbMagGiga1.1, whole genome shotgun sequence genome encodes these proteins:
- the LOC105328437 gene encoding longitudinals lacking protein, isoforms H/M/V isoform X10, whose protein sequence is MFYHKVYMNQIHSSSLLCQLASMWKNQVLCDAVIKAGNSQIKAHRVVLVAACPMLHSMKNASVGSNLEVRLAADIKADAINTFLQYLYEGFMMLTEENTKDVEKIARVLQVESVLKCCADFYKCLHAGDKYEYSFHDNAEFKHVRASDLLKVHERNKRTSEIQPPSPGAKRQRIQSRGSSDSFNDFGASDPWDRVPREGLMGSSSTRNTQPGVIEIMEDSVEIVHSDKPEDSGGTRRDNPQDRMSISVASQMKANNDVQIINASSGSEPPPRITASSSESSRFSSHPSFSHSQGSSSLGFRHDPNFANPNSASGSRLPTSPSAHSRMPSPSSAYHLPQRTSAHSQPKPFAAGNAAQASKSYNIPSPGEQSRSSQDQSRVTAGASTLSFSSSSSSLVGPPSSSPSTSTQAPQPVALWRSTSSDAVATGSTAASQMSEKPLLHRSESTPATSDADISIVKVESEVSFDEQFHGDDPNVTFEPDDQSGDWNREDTSNEESNASEDKMPQWMADTMKETLEHGRTMQNFLPPARVYHENYNHTHILVPTEGCKLQACVICALNDVKTKSGLRVYTRQKCSICDVPLCKSKRDCYRVFHEHYAKRRQSLDQAPVFDTDIFK, encoded by the exons ATGTTTTACCATAAGGTTTACATGAACCAGATCCATTCCAGTTCTCTTCTATGTCAGCTGGCCTCCATGTGGAAGAACCAGGTTCTATGTGATGCAGTCATTAAAGCAGGAAACAGTCAAATTAAA GCGCACAGGGTAGTCTTAGTTGCTGCATGCCCCATGCTACATTCCATGAAGAATGCCTCGGTGGGCTCCAATCTGGAAGTGAGGCTAGCAGCAGACATTAAAGCAGATGCCATCAACACTTTCCTTCAGTACTTATATGAGGGCTTCATGATGCTGACAGAAGAAAACACCAAAGATGTGGAAAAGATTGCACGGGTCTTGCAGGTGGAAAGTGTTCTGAAGTGTTGTGCAGACTTCTACAAGTGTTTGCATGCAGGTGATAAATATGAATACAGTTTCCACGATAATGCAGAGTTCAAGCATGTCAGAGCATCAGATCTTCTCAAGGTTCATGAAAGAAACAAAAGAACCTCTGAGATACAACCCCCAAGTCCAGGAGCTAAACGTCAAAGAATTCAAAGCAGGGGTTCCTCAGACTCTTTCAATGATTTTGGAGCAAGTGACCCATGGGATAGAGTTCCTAGAGAAGGACTCATGGGAAGCTCCTCAACAAGAAACACCCAACCAGGGGTCATTGAGATCATGGAAGATAGTGTGGAAATAGTGCACTCGGATAAACCAGAAGACTCCGGAGGGACGCGTCGGGACAATCCACAAGACAGAATGTCCATATCTGTGGCCAGTCAAATGAAAGCAAACAATGATGTTCAGATCATTAATGCTTCCAGTGGATCAGAGCCCCCACCTCGTATCACAGCAAGCAGTTCAGAATCATCTAGATTTTCTTCTCATCCTTCATTTTCACATTCTCAGGGATCATCAAGTTTGGGTTTTCGACATGATCCTAACTTCGCTAATCCAAATAGTGCATCAGGTAGCAGACTCCCTACATCTCCTTCAGCTCATTCTAGAATGCCATCTCCTTCATCAGCTTATCATCTTCCTCAAAGAACCTCAGCACATTCACAACCAAAGCCATTCGCCGCAGGAAATGCTGCCCAGGCATCAAAGAGTTACAACATACCGTCACCAGGGGAACAGTCGCGCTCTTCCCAGGATCAGTCACGGGTAACGGCAGGAGCAAGCACCTTGTCGTTTTCCTCATCTTCATCTTCATTGGTAGGTCCTCCATCATCCTCTCCATCTACTTCTACACAAGCACCTCAACCAGTGGCTTTATGGAGGAGTACCAGTTCTGATGCAGTGGCTACAGGGTCTACAGCAGCCTCCCAGATGTCAGAGAAGCCATTGCTGCATAG GTCAGAAAGTACACCAGCCACTTCTGATGCAGATATTTCCATAGTTAAAGTGGAAAGTGAGGTGTCATTTGATGAACAATTCCATGGTGACGACCCTAATGTCACCTTTGAACCTGACGACCAATCAGGAGACTGGAACAGAGAAGACACATCTAATGAAGAAAGCAATGCAAGTGAAGACAAGATGCCCCAGTGGATGGCCGATACAATGAAAG AAACGTTAGAACATGGTCGAACAATGCAAAACTTTCTTCCCCCTGCGAGAGTGTACCATGAGAATTACAATCATACCCACATATTGGTCCCCACAGAGGGATGTAAACTGCAGGCTTGTGTAATCTGTGCATTGAATGACGTAAAGACAAAGTCAGGGTTACGCGTGTATACCAGACAAAAGTGTAGTATATGTGACGTGCCGCTCTGTAAGAGTAAGAGGGACTGTTATAGAGTGTTCCACGAACATTACGCTAAAAGAAGACAATCCTTGGACCAGGCACCCGTGTTTGACACAGATATTTTCAAGTAG
- the LOC105328437 gene encoding uncharacterized protein isoform X6: MFYHKVYMNQIHSSSLLCQLASMWKNQVLCDAVIKAGNSQIKAHRVVLVAACPMLHSMKNASVGSNLEVRLAADIKADAINTFLQYLYEGFMMLTEENTKDVEKIARVLQVESVLKCCADFYKCLHAGDKYEYSFHDNAEFKHVRASDLLKVHERNKRTSEIQPPSPGAKRQRIQSRGSSDSFNDFGASDPWDRVPREGLMGSSSTRNTQPGVIEIMEDSVEIVHSDKPEDSGGTRRDNPQDRMSISVASQMKANNDVQIINASSGSEPPPRITASSSESSRFSSHPSFSHSQGSSSLGFRHDPNFANPNSASGSRLPTSPSAHSRMPSPSSAYHLPQRTSAHSQPKPFAAGNAAQASKSYNIPSPGEQSRSSQDQSRVTAGASTLSFSSSSSSLVGPPSSSPSTSTQAPQPVALWRSTSSDAVATGSTAASQMSEKPLLHRSESTPATSDADISIVKVESEVSFDEQFHGDDPNVTFEPDDQSGDWNREDTSNEESNASEDKMPQWMADTMKGWMRQQPAQSLAAFEKSLLTSYPTNQYDTMNAVAKCRDPLTGQYHVAISEVDGKLKPCVLCTSQKVKTHSGWYCYTRKRCSACKVPLCCNDRHCFNRNVRTWSNNAKLSSPCESVP; the protein is encoded by the exons ATGTTTTACCATAAGGTTTACATGAACCAGATCCATTCCAGTTCTCTTCTATGTCAGCTGGCCTCCATGTGGAAGAACCAGGTTCTATGTGATGCAGTCATTAAAGCAGGAAACAGTCAAATTAAA GCGCACAGGGTAGTCTTAGTTGCTGCATGCCCCATGCTACATTCCATGAAGAATGCCTCGGTGGGCTCCAATCTGGAAGTGAGGCTAGCAGCAGACATTAAAGCAGATGCCATCAACACTTTCCTTCAGTACTTATATGAGGGCTTCATGATGCTGACAGAAGAAAACACCAAAGATGTGGAAAAGATTGCACGGGTCTTGCAGGTGGAAAGTGTTCTGAAGTGTTGTGCAGACTTCTACAAGTGTTTGCATGCAGGTGATAAATATGAATACAGTTTCCACGATAATGCAGAGTTCAAGCATGTCAGAGCATCAGATCTTCTCAAGGTTCATGAAAGAAACAAAAGAACCTCTGAGATACAACCCCCAAGTCCAGGAGCTAAACGTCAAAGAATTCAAAGCAGGGGTTCCTCAGACTCTTTCAATGATTTTGGAGCAAGTGACCCATGGGATAGAGTTCCTAGAGAAGGACTCATGGGAAGCTCCTCAACAAGAAACACCCAACCAGGGGTCATTGAGATCATGGAAGATAGTGTGGAAATAGTGCACTCGGATAAACCAGAAGACTCCGGAGGGACGCGTCGGGACAATCCACAAGACAGAATGTCCATATCTGTGGCCAGTCAAATGAAAGCAAACAATGATGTTCAGATCATTAATGCTTCCAGTGGATCAGAGCCCCCACCTCGTATCACAGCAAGCAGTTCAGAATCATCTAGATTTTCTTCTCATCCTTCATTTTCACATTCTCAGGGATCATCAAGTTTGGGTTTTCGACATGATCCTAACTTCGCTAATCCAAATAGTGCATCAGGTAGCAGACTCCCTACATCTCCTTCAGCTCATTCTAGAATGCCATCTCCTTCATCAGCTTATCATCTTCCTCAAAGAACCTCAGCACATTCACAACCAAAGCCATTCGCCGCAGGAAATGCTGCCCAGGCATCAAAGAGTTACAACATACCGTCACCAGGGGAACAGTCGCGCTCTTCCCAGGATCAGTCACGGGTAACGGCAGGAGCAAGCACCTTGTCGTTTTCCTCATCTTCATCTTCATTGGTAGGTCCTCCATCATCCTCTCCATCTACTTCTACACAAGCACCTCAACCAGTGGCTTTATGGAGGAGTACCAGTTCTGATGCAGTGGCTACAGGGTCTACAGCAGCCTCCCAGATGTCAGAGAAGCCATTGCTGCATAG GTCAGAAAGTACACCAGCCACTTCTGATGCAGATATTTCCATAGTTAAAGTGGAAAGTGAGGTGTCATTTGATGAACAATTCCATGGTGACGACCCTAATGTCACCTTTGAACCTGACGACCAATCAGGAGACTGGAACAGAGAAGACACATCTAATGAAGAAAGCAATGCAAGTGAAGACAAGATGCCCCAGTGGATGGCCGATACAATGAAAG GCTGGATGCGACAACAACCAGCCCAGTCCCTTGCAGCCTTTGAAAAGTCCCTTCTGACCTCCTACCCTACCAATCAATATGACACTATGAACGCAGTGGCTAAGTGCCGTGACCCCCTGACCGGCCAGTATCACGTGGCCATCTCCGAGGTAGACGGTAAACTCAAGCCCTGTGTCTTGTGTACCAGTCAGAAAGTCAAAACACACTCCGGGTGGTACTGCTACACCCGAAAACGATGCTCTGCGTGTAAGGTACCCCTTTGCTGCAACGACAGACATTGCTTTAATAG AAACGTTAGAACATGGTCGAACAATGCAAAACTTTCTTCCCCCTGCGAGAGTGTACCATGA
- the LOC105328437 gene encoding longitudinals lacking protein, isoforms H/M/V isoform X8, which translates to MFYHKVYMNQIHSSSLLCQLASMWKNQVLCDAVIKAGNSQIKAHRVVLVAACPMLHSMKNASVGSNLEVRLAADIKADAINTFLQYLYEGFMMLTEENTKDVEKIARVLQVESVLKCCADFYKCLHAGDKYEYSFHDNAEFKHVRASDLLKVHERNKRTSEIQPPSPGAKRQRIQSRGSSDSFNDFGASDPWDRVPREGLMGSSSTRNTQPGVIEIMEDSVEIVHSDKPEDSGGTRRDNPQDRMSISVASQMKANNDVQIINASSGSEPPPRITASSSESSRFSSHPSFSHSQGSSSLGFRHDPNFANPNSASGSRLPTSPSAHSRMPSPSSAYHLPQRTSAHSQPKPFAAGNAAQASKSYNIPSPGEQSRSSQDQSRVTAGASTLSFSSSSSSLVGPPSSSPSTSTQAPQPVALWRSTSSDAVATGSTAASQMSEKPLLHRSESTPATSDADISIVKVESEVSFDEQFHGDDPNVTFEPDDQSGDWNREDTSNEESNASEDKMPQWMADTMKETLEHGRTMQNFLPPARVYHENYNHTHILVPTEGCKLQACVICALNDVKTKSGLRVYTRQKCSICDVPLCKSKRDCYRVFHEHYAKRRQSLDQAPVFDTDIFKAPGSR; encoded by the exons ATGTTTTACCATAAGGTTTACATGAACCAGATCCATTCCAGTTCTCTTCTATGTCAGCTGGCCTCCATGTGGAAGAACCAGGTTCTATGTGATGCAGTCATTAAAGCAGGAAACAGTCAAATTAAA GCGCACAGGGTAGTCTTAGTTGCTGCATGCCCCATGCTACATTCCATGAAGAATGCCTCGGTGGGCTCCAATCTGGAAGTGAGGCTAGCAGCAGACATTAAAGCAGATGCCATCAACACTTTCCTTCAGTACTTATATGAGGGCTTCATGATGCTGACAGAAGAAAACACCAAAGATGTGGAAAAGATTGCACGGGTCTTGCAGGTGGAAAGTGTTCTGAAGTGTTGTGCAGACTTCTACAAGTGTTTGCATGCAGGTGATAAATATGAATACAGTTTCCACGATAATGCAGAGTTCAAGCATGTCAGAGCATCAGATCTTCTCAAGGTTCATGAAAGAAACAAAAGAACCTCTGAGATACAACCCCCAAGTCCAGGAGCTAAACGTCAAAGAATTCAAAGCAGGGGTTCCTCAGACTCTTTCAATGATTTTGGAGCAAGTGACCCATGGGATAGAGTTCCTAGAGAAGGACTCATGGGAAGCTCCTCAACAAGAAACACCCAACCAGGGGTCATTGAGATCATGGAAGATAGTGTGGAAATAGTGCACTCGGATAAACCAGAAGACTCCGGAGGGACGCGTCGGGACAATCCACAAGACAGAATGTCCATATCTGTGGCCAGTCAAATGAAAGCAAACAATGATGTTCAGATCATTAATGCTTCCAGTGGATCAGAGCCCCCACCTCGTATCACAGCAAGCAGTTCAGAATCATCTAGATTTTCTTCTCATCCTTCATTTTCACATTCTCAGGGATCATCAAGTTTGGGTTTTCGACATGATCCTAACTTCGCTAATCCAAATAGTGCATCAGGTAGCAGACTCCCTACATCTCCTTCAGCTCATTCTAGAATGCCATCTCCTTCATCAGCTTATCATCTTCCTCAAAGAACCTCAGCACATTCACAACCAAAGCCATTCGCCGCAGGAAATGCTGCCCAGGCATCAAAGAGTTACAACATACCGTCACCAGGGGAACAGTCGCGCTCTTCCCAGGATCAGTCACGGGTAACGGCAGGAGCAAGCACCTTGTCGTTTTCCTCATCTTCATCTTCATTGGTAGGTCCTCCATCATCCTCTCCATCTACTTCTACACAAGCACCTCAACCAGTGGCTTTATGGAGGAGTACCAGTTCTGATGCAGTGGCTACAGGGTCTACAGCAGCCTCCCAGATGTCAGAGAAGCCATTGCTGCATAG GTCAGAAAGTACACCAGCCACTTCTGATGCAGATATTTCCATAGTTAAAGTGGAAAGTGAGGTGTCATTTGATGAACAATTCCATGGTGACGACCCTAATGTCACCTTTGAACCTGACGACCAATCAGGAGACTGGAACAGAGAAGACACATCTAATGAAGAAAGCAATGCAAGTGAAGACAAGATGCCCCAGTGGATGGCCGATACAATGAAAG AAACGTTAGAACATGGTCGAACAATGCAAAACTTTCTTCCCCCTGCGAGAGTGTACCATGAGAATTACAATCATACCCACATATTGGTCCCCACAGAGGGATGTAAACTGCAGGCTTGTGTAATCTGTGCATTGAATGACGTAAAGACAAAGTCAGGGTTACGCGTGTATACCAGACAAAAGTGTAGTATATGTGACGTGCCGCTCTGTAAGAGTAAGAGGGACTGTTATAGAGTGTTCCACGAACATTACGCTAAAAGAAGACAATCCTTGGACCAGGCACCCGTGTTTGACACAGATATTTTCAA GGCCCCGGGTTCGAGATAA